The DNA sequence AAATTTTTTAAGAGAAGAGAGTATAAattgtcattgattctcctcaagtattgcaaggaattgaacAAGTAATAGTGAGCGAGAATCCAAGAAAGAAGACCATGGTTGTTAAGGTTGTGTCCCACACAAGCGAATTAAACCGCTTTCTCCCCATCAAGCCATGCAAAACTACTCCTCCAACCATCTTTTCCGGCACCCCTGAGGTTGACCTCTCCCACCCGGAGGCCAAGACAATAATGGTCAAGGCCTGCCAGGACTATGGCTTCTTCAAGCTCATCAACCATGGCGTTTCATTCCACCTCATCTCCAACCTCGAAAACCATGCCCTTAACTTCTTCAGCCAGCCGCAGTCTCTCAAACACATGGCTGCGCCGCCTCACGACCCTTTCGGCTACGGCAGCAGCCGAATTGGCTCCAACGGGGACGTCGGCCGGGTCGAGTACCTCCTCCTCAACACCAACCCCGATGTCCTCTCCCCTAACTCCCTCCTCATTCTCCACCAGTTACCCGTACTCTTCAGGTTAGATAGATATACAatcatttatattatataatttcaTGAAGTATtccatattttttataataaaataaaggaaaatgcTAAGAAGACAATGATTTTattgaacaatatgaacaactatcaattaaattaaaacacaCCACACTTTTAAATTAAccctctaaattttaatattaaaataattattcatatactaataaaatgaacatccaatatatctattgtttagattatttaatatttttattgtttacctatactttttctaaaataaattcaGATGCGCGTTGGAAGAGTACATGGTGGCGATGAAGAAGATGTGCTGCGAGGTGCTGGAGGTAATGGCGGAGGGACTGGGGATAGGGGAGAGGAATGCGCTGAGTAGGGTGGTTGGGGACGAGAGGAGTGATTCGTGCTTTAGGTTGAACCACTATCCGGCGGTGGCGGCGGATGGGAATATGTTGATTGGGTTTGGGGAGCACACAGACCCACAGATAATATCAGTGCTTCGATCGAACAGCGAATCAGGGCTTCAGATATGTCTCAACGATGGCAGTTGGGTTTCTGTACCACCCGATCCTACTTCCTTTTTCATCAATGTTGGTGACTCCTTGCAGGTACCTACCCATCCCTTCATTATTGTTTTAATTCCGAACCTTTGAATTAAatccttattttattttttatatttgaaacatcttattttatttcaaatatcTTATTTTGACTTATTTTAGTTACTTAAGTcaaaattaaagttttttttttccaaaattacTATTCCATTATGATTTCCTTCAAGTAGCACCAAAAACtgtaatagaaaaaataatattttttgaaaaaaaagttgaccgaaaaacaaaaaacataactaaataacatatttaaaacaaaaatataatgttttaaacattaaaatcaaaattaaaatttaactaaaatactaaaaactaaaataatattttatcttatattatatatgtccAATTCTATAGTACTTTTTATTTTGGTTCTTAATTTAtctaacttattttttaaaataaaaaattaaatgtttagaattcattaaatattaacaatttaaatttttttaacaaattaagTACCATGCTAAAGGCACGTTAGCCAGTAGCCAGCACCATTATATATAGACTCCACATCACATTCAATATCAAAGAAAAATAAGTGATTGTAATCtcataaaaaaagaatataGATATCATTTTTGACCAAATAATACCCTACATTCTCAAGGGAAGAACAGGAATCATGTCTCAATCTTGTTCCTCATAATCTGCCAGCGACTGATGTCCTTGTTTTAGGGGTGTGTGTACCTATGTgtcgaaaaaaaaaagtcatatATGCTTACTATTATATTGCATTGTTAAGAAAATGACATTCCAATATTTGATTCATTCTACTAGTTGgtcttttattattttcctccaaatttttttaaagaataaaatatatttttatttttaacgtttataatttttttaaaaatatttttaatgttttattgcatttaattttgtttttaatgttttttatttatgttaaaattatttttagatattaattctatgtaaaatattaaagacaaaattaaaaaattttaaaattattttgacacaaataaaaaatattaaagataaaattgatcgaaaataaaaaaatgaataaaattaaatattaaaaatatttttaaaaaaatcacaaacattaaaaataaaaagtatattttattttttatttaattttatctgaCTTGGTTTTGCATACGTGAAGGTAATGACCAATAGAAGATTTAAAAGTGTAAAGCACAGGGTATTGGCAGAGTCAAAGAAGTCAAGAATGTCAATGATATATTTTGGAGGAGCAGCATTAAGTGAAAAGATAGCACCATTGAAATCACTCATGTCGAAAGATGAAGAGAGAATTTACAAGGAATTCACATGGTTGGAATACAAGAATGCTGCTTACAAGTCAAAGCTTGCTGATAATAGGCTCAGCCTCTTTGAGAAATAATAATCTCATCCCACAATAATATGAAATTAAATATAACGGCGGAGagaataaattttcaaaatagtGTTTTTGATTTAcgatttttaatattttagtcttttaaattcaaaaattattatacTAGTTTTTTAAATTCGGACAGTAtatcaatttttaaatcttttttaatgTTACGTCAATAAATAAAACAATGAGTTGATTCTGACTTAATTTGATAGGTTAGACATATAGTTAAATAATGTTGTTTTGTTTGACGTTTAAAtaagacaaaaacaaaaataataaaaaaattatataatgtaTAAATCGTAttaactttttttcttttttaaatgatcgatattgttttttttttttacttgtttAAGCACCAAAATAAAATCACATTATTTAACTTTATACCTAGTATGATAAA is a window from the Arachis stenosperma cultivar V10309 chromosome 3, arast.V10309.gnm1.PFL2, whole genome shotgun sequence genome containing:
- the LOC130970555 gene encoding gibberellin 2-beta-dioxygenase-like, with protein sequence MVVKVVSHTSELNRFLPIKPCKTTPPTIFSGTPEVDLSHPEAKTIMVKACQDYGFFKLINHGVSFHLISNLENHALNFFSQPQSLKHMAAPPHDPFGYGSSRIGSNGDVGRVEYLLLNTNPDVLSPNSLLILHQLPVLFRCALEEYMVAMKKMCCEVLEVMAEGLGIGERNALSRVVGDERSDSCFRLNHYPAVAADGNMLIGFGEHTDPQIISVLRSNSESGLQICLNDGSWVSVPPDPTSFFINVGDSLQVMTNRRFKSVKHRVLAESKKSRMSMIYFGGAALSEKIAPLKSLMSKDEERIYKEFTWLEYKNAAYKSKLADNRLSLFEK